The following is a genomic window from Mya arenaria isolate MELC-2E11 chromosome 4, ASM2691426v1.
ACATGAAAGTTTCGCAAATTCTGAATATTTGTGTAGGCTTAAAACCACACAAATGCCGGTACATTGCCTGACAACTGTATATATTCAATCCGCGAAAGCGCAGACGGCTTTAGGTTTCCAAACTAAAAAGACCAAGCCATTACAATAGACAGGCACTCAAACAAATGGATGTTTAAGCAGCTTTTTCTGACTCTTCTTTCAATCACTTGATTTCTGTATTTGCATGCTCATCTTTTGCTTTTGACGTGTAATACTAACGTAAATACATTGCCAAAACCTTCGTACTAATAAACCGATTCTTGTTGacatacttttatatgtttcagCGTCTATTTTGACTGATCCAAACATCATTGCTGAAATGATTAAAGATACCGAAGAACGGACCAGCGAACTCGTCGACAAATATTCgttcaaaatgcaacaaaagcaggtatttaaaaaaagtattctctaaacctgttataaaaAGATTGGATATATAAACTAGCCTGGGATTGTCGTTGAAACATGATATGGTATTTATTGCTATAATATGTCTTAATGTAAAACTCACATAATCTAAGTATTAGGAACACTGTAAGCATTCATTCTTCTTAAGGCTGATAGCGATAAGTACTAGCAATACGCTTTACCTACAGTTACACGGCCACGTGAGACAACAGTGTGGAAAGCCCGGGGAGGCGATTTTAGAGTGTGCCAGGGAGGAGGGCGCCACCATGTTGATACTGGGAACTCGTGGAATGGGATTAATGCGGCGGACCTTCATGGGAAGCGTTAGTGACTATTGCCTCCACCACGCCGCATTTCCCGTCCTTGTCTGCAgacataaatcatttataagtgacaaacaatgcTCATAATGTATATAAACTATACTACCTTCATATTGATACTCCTATATGATAAAAATACCGCGGTAAACcggatttaaaataaaaactacattTGCTTTTGACAACCTTCAGCTGAACTGGAGAACCAAGCTAAAAATATGAAGAGAAATCACATTGCGTAATTGAAGAGAACGTCACGTTATTTGCATTCAGCAAGATGCACTGAACTTGcgttatatttaatttatttcaaactctCTAGAATGCGTTGTCGTTAATGTCTTTATAGTGAGCCACGTGAAGCACATATTTAACAGCAATTCGGGATTTTATGAAATCGAAATAACGGCATCCATGATATTAATATACGTAGAACTTGTGAAACATAATATACCAATGGATTATCTTGGAAAGCTAGAACTGCAGATCTCTtgtgtatcatttatttattatttactgaGTATTAAAGGATGATTCAGAGTATCAAAACGCGTTgtagtat
Proteins encoded in this region:
- the LOC128230173 gene encoding universal stress protein in QAH/OAS sulfhydrylase 3'region-like, whose translation is MESKRTIVIAIDDSGHSEFAFDFYVDNVHRHGDHIVLVHVPEYSNILSASSILTDPNIIAEMIKDTEERTSELVDKYSFKMQQKQLHGHVRQQCGKPGEAILECAREEGATMLILGTRGMGLMRRTFMGSVSDYCLHHAAFPVLVCRHKSFISDKQCS